The Phycisphaeraceae bacterium genome includes a window with the following:
- a CDS encoding nitroreductase family protein, translated as MPQYCPKFFQGHSKDGVHDVLGLVRRFVPRNFKLAALGTVVRSPFLTRLFYLFFSEFSREYAAVLYGRLAHIREAGAASDDGAKYTLRRNTHRLEKGLIMRPRRDVFAAGYIGETVNIYCSLADDNDESSAMASLLGWAGDVLHRYFEAVPENVNEKVDRLRRKFLETTQRHKRPVGERAPFVRDRAPLRINIDDMLELAKRRRSVRWYEQKPVPREIIDQAMLVGGYAPSACNRQPFEFLVFDKPEDAARIGSIAMGTVGFAQNFPCLIVIVGQLRAFPFERDRHVPYIDASLAAMGFQFALEVQGVSSCCINWPDIECREKAMADALGLEPDQRVIMLMSVGYPDPEGRVPFSQKKTVDELRSYQTP; from the coding sequence TTGCCACAGTATTGTCCGAAATTCTTCCAAGGCCACTCAAAAGATGGAGTCCACGACGTGCTGGGTCTAGTTAGAAGATTTGTGCCCCGAAACTTCAAGCTTGCGGCACTCGGCACTGTCGTCCGCTCGCCCTTTCTGACACGCCTTTTCTATCTCTTCTTCAGTGAGTTTTCTCGTGAGTACGCTGCCGTACTCTACGGTCGCCTAGCCCACATCCGCGAAGCAGGCGCAGCCTCTGACGATGGCGCCAAATACACGCTTCGCCGGAACACCCATCGGCTCGAAAAAGGTCTGATCATGCGGCCACGCAGGGATGTGTTTGCCGCAGGCTACATAGGTGAGACCGTCAACATCTACTGCTCTTTGGCCGACGACAATGACGAATCTTCTGCCATGGCCTCGTTGCTTGGTTGGGCTGGTGATGTTCTGCATCGCTACTTCGAGGCGGTTCCAGAGAACGTCAACGAAAAAGTAGACCGCCTCCGAAGGAAATTCCTGGAAACAACACAACGCCACAAACGACCCGTTGGAGAACGCGCCCCCTTCGTCCGGGACCGAGCGCCTCTCAGGATCAATATCGATGACATGCTCGAGCTCGCTAAACGCCGGCGCTCGGTTCGCTGGTATGAGCAAAAACCGGTTCCTCGCGAGATTATCGATCAGGCCATGCTCGTCGGCGGCTACGCGCCTTCAGCCTGCAATAGGCAGCCCTTCGAGTTCCTGGTCTTCGACAAGCCAGAAGATGCTGCGCGCATCGGCTCGATCGCCATGGGCACCGTCGGTTTTGCCCAGAACTTTCCCTGCTTGATCGTCATCGTCGGGCAACTCAGGGCGTTTCCGTTTGAACGCGATCGACATGTCCCTTACATCGATGCCTCCCTCGCAGCTATGGGTTTCCAGTTTGCTCTTGAAGTCCAGGGTGTCAGTTCTTGCTGCATCAACTGGCCTGACATCGAGTGTCGTGAAAAAGCCATGGCTGATGCCCTCGGCCTAGAGCCTGACCAGCGGGTCATCATGCTCATGTCCGTCGGCTACCCCGATCCCGAAGGACGTGTCCCCTTCTCACAGAAAAAAACAGTCGATGAACTGCGGAGCTATCAAACCCCATGA
- a CDS encoding polysaccharide pyruvyl transferase family protein yields MMIEIHGAAFSNKGAQLMIRTVIDRVQQSLPEARFCLETASDAQYPQLAEYGLHMLYPQASYDRSRRMPYYLPLSSLAGRIIPSSFVRPFGLVRRQDTDAMIDISGYAFGDKFGVTKARLFNQRAAQYRSRGKPVILLPQMLGPFESQGFQPIMARMVSQSSLLFARDRISLDACRALLREQASPIKLAPDITIFRSPGTRQVAMPEDPMRTVALVPNIRMLDKGDPRWKAEYVPRLTAAGKQILDRGLNLHIVIHETRGSDAKLGHQLSDAIDPIRVPVIQYQDPLDLKAYLGHCRFIIASRFHAVVGALSSGVPALVIGWAHKYEMLLEDFGTPDTIHNASDPADHLLNHIDRLLDDSHRQHEHETLTRHKADMKPANDHMWQQVFNTLE; encoded by the coding sequence ATGATGATCGAGATCCACGGCGCCGCCTTCTCCAACAAAGGTGCCCAACTCATGATCCGCACGGTCATCGACCGTGTCCAGCAGTCGCTTCCCGAGGCTCGCTTCTGTCTCGAAACCGCTAGTGATGCTCAGTATCCGCAGCTTGCTGAGTACGGCCTGCACATGCTCTATCCGCAGGCCTCTTACGACCGTTCGCGGCGGATGCCCTACTACCTTCCTCTGAGTTCACTTGCTGGGCGAATCATTCCTTCGTCATTTGTCCGCCCCTTTGGACTCGTGCGAAGACAGGACACGGACGCCATGATCGATATCTCAGGTTACGCTTTTGGCGACAAGTTCGGAGTCACTAAAGCACGGCTCTTCAACCAGCGTGCTGCGCAATATCGCAGCAGAGGTAAACCCGTCATTCTATTGCCCCAGATGCTTGGACCCTTTGAAAGTCAGGGTTTTCAACCGATCATGGCGCGCATGGTTAGTCAGTCCTCACTTTTGTTTGCTCGCGACCGCATCTCTCTAGACGCCTGCAGAGCCCTGCTCCGCGAGCAAGCCTCACCAATCAAACTAGCACCAGACATCACCATCTTTCGCTCTCCAGGGACTCGCCAGGTCGCCATGCCAGAAGACCCGATGCGAACCGTTGCCCTAGTCCCGAACATCCGCATGCTCGACAAGGGTGATCCTCGCTGGAAAGCCGAGTACGTTCCTCGCCTGACCGCCGCCGGGAAACAGATCCTCGATCGCGGGCTCAATCTCCATATCGTGATCCATGAAACCCGAGGCTCCGACGCTAAGCTCGGCCACCAGCTCAGTGACGCCATCGATCCGATCCGCGTCCCTGTCATCCAATACCAAGACCCGCTCGACCTCAAGGCGTACCTCGGTCACTGCCGCTTCATCATCGCCTCTCGATTCCACGCCGTCGTCGGCGCTCTCTCCTCTGGCGTGCCCGCCCTCGTCATCGGCTGGGCCCACAAGTACGAGATGCTTCTTGAAGATTTCGGCACCCCCGACACCATCCACAACGCCTCGGACCCCGCTGATCACCTGCTCAATCACATCGACCGACTTCTGGATGACTCCCACCGACAGCACGAGCACGAGACCCTGACCCGCCACAAGGCTGATATGAAGCCCGCCAACGACCACATGTGGCAGCAGGTGTTCAACACCCTCGAATGA